AATGGGTTAACTTAAGTAGACTAGCCATAGGGTTGGTCATCATCCAGGCCCAATTTCGTTTATCGCTATTAAAGTGGGAGGTCTCATCTATGTGTACCAATTTACTTTCTCTGATCGTTGCTTCTATAGCTTGGTAAGCTTCTTGGCACTTTGCAGCTACTCTAGCTTGGCTGTTAGATACACTACCTAAACTGATATCTACGTTAAAAATATCTTTTAATATATAAGCTACTTCCCTTTTAGAGTTTTTATAAAAGGCTGTTAAGGAACTAATTACCGATTTGATTTTAGGGCCAAAAGTATCTCTTGTAACCCCTTCAAGACTTTTCTTACTTAATAAATCCAAGCTCTTTGGCTTTCCCACCGCCCAATCTCGCTCAACTGTAGCCTTACCTACAGGCTTTAGCAAAGTTCATCATTTTGATGCTTAAGTGCACTAATTTCGTCTCTATACACACTAACAACCTTTGGTGGATCAAAGGCTACTGAAGCATTTTCTAAAAACTGACGTTTCCAATTTTGAATGGTTTTACTAGTTACTCCATATTTGGATGATAACTAGACTAACGTTAACTCTTCTTTTAGTAAATCTAATACTATTTTAGTCTTTTCTTCCGAGCTAAAATTTCTAAGCTTATTTCTGCCCATCTGATATCTATATTTTAAAACTCTAAAAATAAAATCTACAGAAAATAAAGTAAAAGATTTTTGTCCGATTTTTTCAGTCCATTATAAAACCCTAACCTAACATATTATGGTCTGTATTATTAGCCTACTCATACCCGTCTTCCTGGACATATTTATTCGTTAGCATTACTTTACCAGGATTTTTACCAACCAGATCATAACTGGCATAAGCAGCTAGAACTGATTTCCCAGAAAAAGCAATACCGACTTCTACTACTTCTTGGACATGCGGATAGTGTAATATTTCAGTATGATAGGCTTGATCTTGTATTTGCGATAAGGCAAGTTTAGCTGCAGTTTCTAGTTCTTCTTCTTTACGCACATGCTTAAATTCCAATAGGAGCGCTTTGGGGCCATCTTTAGGAATAATTAATACATCATAACGACCTAGACCGCTCTCTCTATTGGACCGTACATAATGGGTTCTACCCAAGCTTGCCAACATAGCCAGTACAAAACCATGGTAAAATCCTTCTGATTTTCTAGAAAATTGTGTGTCAAAACAACTAGCACTTTGGCGTAAAAAAAAGCTTAGTTCTTCCACAAAAAGAGATACTGTTCCAGTTACTAAATGTTCTAAAAAAGAAGTATAAACTCCTTGGTCAACAAACTTACTGCTCAACCATTCTTTAAAGAACCTATTGTAGAGTCTACGTATTTCATTATTGGGAACCTTAACTATACAATCGTATAAATCACTATCTAAACTCAGGTTACTTGTTTCAAAGGTTAAATAGCCAGCAAATAAGAGTAAGCTCCATAAAGCAGTTTCATTCGTACCTAACAAATCAAAAGCAAGATGCTTATCTACAGGAACCGTTAAAGCTTCTCCTTGCATTAATTGTTCGAATTGTTCTTTAAGACTTTCGTTAGAAGAAAGAATCAACTGCTTGATTAAATCATTATTACCCGTATTAACCCAATAGACATCAAAACGACCCGATCTATTGATACAAGAAATAATAGACCATGGATTATACATCACCAAGTTGCCTACTTTATACCCATTGTACCAATTTTTTACTTCATCCATGGAAGTACTAAGATTCGTTTCTTGAAATAAAGAGGAAACTTCGGCTTCGCTAAAGCCAAAGTGACTACTATATTCTTCATCTAGCAAAGTATAGGTCTCTAGGTTATTCAACCCAGATAACATACTATCCTTTGAAACCCTTAATATACCGGTTAATACGCCTCGTTCTAGTGTAGTATTGTCTTTTAAAGCAGCACTAAACAGGTTACGCATAAATACGACCATAGCATCCAAATACGGTTGATTACCATATGCCTTATTCAATGGTGTATCGTACTCATCTATAAGGATATACACCTTTTGGCCATGATAATTAAAAAGACAAGTACTGAGCAATTCTAAAGATTTTTCTAGCTGTCGTTGATTAGCCATCCTATTTAAAATTGCACTAAATTCATATCTTTGATCCGAATTAAGTTTATCACTTTCAAGTAAATACTCGAATAATCCATAAAGCTTCTTTATTAATAAATAAACGGAATCATATGCCCCTTGAAAACTATCTGCATTTATATCCTTAAAACTGATCATAATGACAGGGTACTTTCCTTGATGCTCCTTAATGTATTTACCACCTTCTAGCTTACCAATCGCTAAATCATTAAATAAGCCTGTTGTACTTACCCCATTTACTTCTGAAGCAAAAAAATGGTGCAACATAGACATATTGAGCGTCTTGCCCCAACGACGAGGACGAGTAATTAGGGTAACTTCATCACCCTTGCTCAGGAAATCAACAAGCATGGATGTCTTATCACAAAAGAGGTAATCGTTAGATACCAACTTATGAAAATTACTAACCCCTAGTGGTAATTTAGGTTTGTTCATATGAGATTAATTGGATTTAGCTTTTGTATCATATAAATGTACATATAATGTAGAATTTTTCTCTGCAGTTTCCAGCTCATTTCTCCTACCAGTTGCAAATGGTTTAGCTGGTCTAAGTGATACGGCTCGTTTTCAGTTTCCTGGTTCAGATTTCCTATTTACGCTACTATCTGCTTCCTTATATGGAAAAACATTTGTTAACCACATCACAAAGAAAACCAACTAGAACATGTTCACTGAATTTGAGCGAGATAATGACCATTATTATTACGTTTCACATAATTGGTTTTAAAAATTTTAAGACTTATTATCTTCATTTACAACAGTTCCATGCTAATGAGTTTAGTAAACTAGTAAGTTACAATAGGTTCATAGAATTCATTCTAAGAGCCCTGGTTCCTTTATTTTTTTTCACACAAAATCTGCCTAAAAAAGAAACAGGCTATTACTTTATGGATTCCACGGCCATCAAGGTTTGTAATATCAAAAGAGCCTATTCTCACAAGGTTTTTAAATCAATTGCTACTAAAGGTAAAACCAGCATCGGTTGGTTTTTGGGCTTCAGTGTGCCGCAGATGTATGCAGTGGAGTTAGAAATGTAAATAACTTCTTTAAATACAGTACAGCTATGGAAGAGATGAAGGCAGGCCCTTCAGAGTCTGTTTACAGGAGCTGGCTCTAAATCACCTCAAGCGGCTGTGGTAAAAAGCCATGGTCGTGAGCGTTGAGGAAAAGATGTTGGCTTTGAATGGCATCAGATGTGAATTAAAGAGACGAACGCAAGTAAACCGTTGAAGACGTGTCGAAAAGAACTCGGATGATATCAAAACCAGCATTTTGATCCGTTCTGGGAGGAGTCCTCTAGCAACCTGTTTACTGAGAGGATGGTATCCGGCATTTAGATGGCGTGACTTTAATTTTGGCTTTTCCATGGAACTGCGGGAACCTGTCATATTCATGTTAAGGGAGACTCCCAAGGGCAAACTTGTTTCAAGGGATAGAGTACTGATGGAATATACAGGGACGGATCAGCCCGTAGTAGTGAAGAAGTTTCTGTAATGGAAATGGAGCAAAGGGGCTGACTTATTCAACGATATTAATAGATCAACCATTGTACGATGGGAGGAACCTATGAATAAAGTAAAGTCGTATGAAATATCAAAGCATGTGGTGATGCAAGCCTATCAAAACATAAAGGCTAATGCAGGCGCAGCTGGTGTAGATGGTAAAACGATTGAAGAATTTGAAAGAAATCTTAAAGGGAATCTTTATAAGATCTGGAATCGGATGTCATCTGGGAGCTACTTTCCCCCACCTGTTAAAGCGGTACCTATACCAAAGAAACAAGGAGGAGAAAGAATACTAGGCGTTCCTACTGTAATGGATAGAATTGCCCAAGCAGTTGCTAAGATCATGTTAGAACCGAACTTGGAACCCCCTCTGGGGGTTATTAATAGGTAGTAACCCATTTTTAGTAGGCAAAGCAATGCTAAAAGGTGAATTTCTATTGAATTTTGTAGGCTTTTTTAACTTGATGGTATCTTCTTTTATAGAGGGTTTATGCGTATTAGGAAAGAAAAATGGTATACAAGAGATACCTACAAGCATCAAAAAAGCACATGCCTTATATCCTTGTCTTAAAGGCAAATATTCAAAACAGATAAATCCTAATGCAACAACACCCCAGAGAAACAACAGCCATTTGCCACTGGAAAACTTTTCCATTCTATTTTTCAGCCCATCCCCAGCAAAGAAGCTTATTCAACCTTAATCGTGTTTAGATCCAATAATGATTTACAAGACTCTGATAAATAATGGCTGAGAAACTCCTGGGCAGCTATTGGATCGGCAAGGATTCTTTTAACTAGTCCATCATGTTTTAATCTTTCTGTCATAAAGATAGCTTACGAAGAAGCATTAAATAGTTGAAGATGATAAGCTACGAAATAAATAAGGAAGTCCTATTTCTGAATAAAATACTAAGTTAGTTATCCATCGGATATAAAGCTGGCTGCTTTTTTTTGATAAGGTATACAAAAGGATATCCTTTAGAGGAACAGCTACCCTATAAGAAGAGCCTATACCCAGGAGTTCTATATTAACTATTATTTTTCTTATGTCCAGTGCAATGGTCCAGAAGTGTTCTTTGGTAAGATTTATTTCCTTAAACCAATAGAAAAATGAATAAATTTAAACAATATGGTGTGGTCTGTTTATGCTTGTTAATTCCTATAACCTCTTGGGCAAGTATAGGATCTTCTATAAAATCAGGTTTAAATAAAATGCTTCCTAACTCAGTTAAAAAGTGGATTCCTGGTCTAGCTCCAGAAGAAAAAATGGTTCATTGATAACCACAGAGCATCATTAGAGATATTAGATAAAGAGGGCTTTACCCCTTTACATTGGGCAGCGTTAAAACTTAACGTAGAAGATAAGGGTGAGATGCAGCTTTTTCACCGGTTAATTAATGCAATAGGTGATGTCAACGTAACAGATAAATCGGAACGTATCGCTCTTTATCTTGCATCAGAAGAAAATCTCCCATTAGTAGTCAAGGTCTTGATTGAAGATGGAAGGGCTGATCCAAATAAACAAACTAATTATGGAACTGCTCCTCTTCATGTTGCATCGAAGCTAGGTTATTCAGCAGTAGTTGAATTATTACTGAGTGCTGAAAATATTGATGTCAATATAAAAAATAAATATGGCTCTACCCCCCTTCATCTAGCATCTAAATATGGGCACGAAGAGGTAGTCCAACTTTTAATTAAGAATCTAAGGACTAAGGTAGATGAAAAAGACAAAAGTGGAAAGACCGCTCTTGACTTAGCCAGCAACCTAGAAGTAGTAAAAATCTTAAAGCGAGCCAATAGAAAACGAAAACTTTACAAAATTGAAGCCCCTAGAGCTAGGCTTTAAAATATACTTTTCTTTCTACTTTTTTGATTTTTTAGAAATTTTTACCTATACTTGCACAATCCAGTCTGGGAACATTATCCAGACTTATACTAGCTTAGCATAAAGGGCTATGCAAAGCATAATCAGCTGCCACTTTTTAATATTTCATGATCTATAGCAAGTGGCTAATGTATCTTGATTTGTTTCCGTTCACGCCTGTGGCAGGAATTT
The nucleotide sequence above comes from Cardinium endosymbiont of Sogatella furcifera. Encoded proteins:
- a CDS encoding AAA family ATPase, which encodes MNKPKLPLGVSNFHKLVSNDYLFCDKTSMLVDFLSKGDEVTLITRPRRWGKTLNMSMLHHFFASEVNGVSTTGLFNDLAIGKLEGGKYIKEHQGKYPVIMISFKDINADSFQGAYDSVYLLIKKLYGLFEYLLESDKLNSDQRYEFSAILNRMANQRQLEKSLELLSTCLFNYHGQKVYILIDEYDTPLNKAYGNQPYLDAMVVFMRNLFSAALKDNTTLERGVLTGILRVSKDSMLSGLNNLETYTLLDEEYSSHFGFSEAEVSSLFQETNLSTSMDEVKNWYNGYKVGNLVMYNPWSIISCINRSGRFDVYWVNTGNNDLIKQLILSSNESLKEQFEQLMQGEALTVPVDKHLAFDLLGTNETALWSLLLFAGYLTFETSNLSLDSDLYDCIVKVPNNEIRRLYNRFFKEWLSSKFVDQGVYTSFLEHLVTGTVSLFVEELSFFLRQSASCFDTQFSRKSEGFYHGFVLAMLASLGRTHYVRSNRESGLGRYDVLIIPKDGPKALLLEFKHVRKEEELETAAKLALSQIQDQAYHTEILHYPHVQEVVEVGIAFSGKSVLAAYASYDLVGKNPGKVMLTNKYVQEDGYE
- a CDS encoding reverse transcriptase, which codes for MNKVKSYEISKHVVMQAYQNIKANAGAAGVDGKTIEEFERNLKGNLYKIWNRMSSGSYFPPPVKAVPIPKKQGGERILGVPTVMDRIAQAVAKIMLEPNLEPPLGVINR
- a CDS encoding Rpn family recombination-promoting nuclease/putative transposase, whose protein sequence is MTERLKHDGLVKRILADPIAAQEFLSHYLSESCKSLLDLNTIKVE
- a CDS encoding ankyrin repeat domain-containing protein; this encodes MLDKEGFTPLHWAALKLNVEDKGEMQLFHRLINAIGDVNVTDKSERIALYLASEENLPLVVKVLIEDGRADPNKQTNYGTAPLHVASKLGYSAVVELLLSAENIDVNIKNKYGSTPLHLASKYGHEEVVQLLIKNLRTKVDEKDKSGKTALDLASNLEVVKILKRANRKRKLYKIEAPRARL